In a single window of the Thermotoga sp. KOL6 genome:
- a CDS encoding ABC transporter substrate-binding protein, whose protein sequence is MKKFLVLLMVILSVFALAKVKVTFWHAMGGGHGKTLQEIVNTFNELHPDIEVEAVYVGNYGALSQKLLAAAQAGELPTISQAYSNWTAKLIQSGVVQPLNEFVNDPKIGLTKEEWEDIFEPLRKNCMWGDTIYAVPFNKSLYVLYYNADAFAMYGVDVPKTIDELYEAARLMTEDLDGDGKTDQYGFGFRTTVDFFQILLTLRGGSILKQVDGKWVSNIDSKETREVLAFVKKMVDDGIAYYQGGYLDGIFGQQKIMMYISTIAGRPYVEKSTKGKFTWSWAPVPTWVTNKVPFAGTDIIMFNTASEEEKKAAWEFMKYLISPEVTAYWAIHTGYIPVRRSALETSIWKEAAKSDPLLEIPLKQIDNAVFDPQIGVWYEIRTVVGNMFSDFVNGKVDMETAIKTADQKIKEYLKEEYGE, encoded by the coding sequence GTGAAAAAATTTCTGGTGCTTCTCATGGTGATTTTGAGCGTCTTTGCGCTCGCAAAAGTGAAAGTTACTTTCTGGCACGCGATGGGAGGGGGTCACGGGAAGACACTACAAGAGATAGTGAACACGTTCAACGAACTACATCCCGATATCGAAGTTGAAGCGGTGTACGTCGGTAACTACGGTGCACTTTCTCAAAAGCTTCTTGCGGCTGCACAAGCGGGCGAACTTCCTACCATCTCCCAGGCTTACTCTAACTGGACTGCCAAGCTCATTCAAAGCGGAGTTGTTCAACCTTTGAACGAGTTCGTGAACGATCCTAAGATAGGCCTCACAAAGGAAGAATGGGAGGATATATTTGAACCTCTGAGAAAGAACTGTATGTGGGGAGACACCATATACGCTGTTCCTTTTAACAAGAGTCTTTACGTACTCTATTACAATGCAGATGCCTTTGCAATGTACGGCGTGGACGTTCCAAAGACGATTGATGAGCTCTACGAAGCCGCGAGACTCATGACGGAAGATCTTGACGGCGACGGCAAAACAGATCAGTACGGCTTCGGCTTCAGGACGACAGTTGACTTCTTCCAGATACTCCTCACTCTCAGAGGTGGATCCATCCTGAAGCAAGTTGATGGAAAATGGGTATCCAATATCGACAGCAAAGAAACAAGAGAAGTGCTCGCGTTTGTGAAGAAGATGGTGGACGATGGTATCGCGTACTATCAGGGCGGATACCTGGACGGGATCTTTGGACAGCAGAAGATTATGATGTACATAAGCACGATAGCCGGGAGACCCTACGTTGAGAAATCCACGAAAGGAAAATTCACTTGGAGCTGGGCACCCGTTCCCACGTGGGTGACAAATAAAGTACCCTTCGCCGGAACCGATATCATCATGTTCAACACGGCCTCTGAAGAAGAGAAGAAAGCAGCTTGGGAATTCATGAAGTACCTCATCTCACCAGAAGTCACCGCTTACTGGGCTATACATACCGGATACATACCCGTGAGAAGAAGCGCTCTTGAAACATCTATCTGGAAAGAAGCTGCAAAGTCTGACCCGCTGCTCGAGATCCCCTTGAAACAGATCGACAATGCCGTGTTCGATCCACAGATCGGGGTATGGTACGAGATCAGAACGGTGGTTGGAAACATGTTCTCCGACTTCGTGAACGGAAAAGTGGATATGGAAACGGCAATAAAGACGGCTGATCAGAAGATAAAAGAATATTTGAAGGAAGAATACGGTGAATGA
- a CDS encoding carbohydrate ABC transporter permease, translating into MKRSSKLREAVLAYLFLLPSIVILGMFVFWPVGFSFVLSFFKWDFRNMKNPYFTGFNNYVEIFRFDYPPKYSFIFTVLNTFFHLAVASAIVLLILNFIRKKKSVVSVLANFLIIFVYVMLNVFDLENPILSFFVASVSWSWLLYDLKKTKVKNSWAWFILFLLVFVLVELHSSLPGVVNFLLDAKDKNLFLKALTNTLYYVVLSVPSQIFISLVIALLLNSNVKLRVFFRTAYFIPFVTSVVAISLVWKWIFNDEFGLLNYILSFFNVEPISWLKDERWTIPTIAIVSVWKTVGYDAVIFLAGLQNIDRSYYEAAEVDGANSFQKFFYITWPLLSPTTFFLLIVSLIGAFKVFAEVYILYDGLPGPYNNSGMTLVYYVFDLFYRQQRMGIASAAAYILFAIILIFTFVQYRFGRRAVEYVS; encoded by the coding sequence ATGAAGCGCTCGAGCAAACTACGAGAGGCCGTCTTAGCGTATCTTTTTTTGCTTCCCTCTATCGTGATCCTTGGAATGTTCGTTTTCTGGCCAGTTGGTTTTTCATTCGTTTTGAGTTTCTTCAAATGGGACTTTCGAAACATGAAGAATCCTTATTTCACGGGTTTTAACAACTACGTGGAAATCTTCCGCTTCGATTATCCACCGAAATACTCGTTTATCTTCACCGTCTTGAACACGTTCTTTCATCTTGCGGTTGCCAGTGCCATTGTACTTTTGATTTTGAATTTCATTCGAAAGAAAAAATCTGTGGTGAGCGTTCTCGCAAATTTCCTTATAATCTTTGTCTATGTGATGTTGAACGTTTTCGACCTTGAAAATCCCATACTCTCCTTTTTTGTGGCCTCTGTCTCTTGGTCTTGGTTGCTCTACGATCTCAAAAAAACGAAAGTGAAGAACAGTTGGGCTTGGTTCATTCTCTTTCTTTTGGTGTTCGTCCTTGTAGAACTTCATTCTTCTCTTCCTGGTGTAGTGAACTTTCTACTAGACGCGAAGGATAAGAATCTGTTCTTAAAAGCACTCACCAACACCTTGTATTACGTGGTTCTCAGTGTTCCTTCGCAGATATTCATATCCCTCGTGATAGCCCTTCTTCTGAACTCCAACGTGAAACTTCGGGTATTCTTCAGGACGGCTTACTTCATACCTTTCGTGACATCCGTTGTTGCCATCTCCCTCGTGTGGAAATGGATTTTCAACGACGAATTTGGTTTGCTGAACTACATCTTGTCTTTCTTCAACGTGGAGCCCATCTCTTGGTTGAAAGATGAGAGATGGACTATCCCGACTATCGCCATTGTTTCCGTTTGGAAAACGGTTGGATACGATGCTGTCATATTCCTTGCGGGACTCCAGAACATAGATCGATCATACTACGAAGCTGCTGAAGTGGATGGGGCAAATTCTTTTCAGAAGTTCTTTTACATCACTTGGCCACTTCTGTCTCCAACGACGTTTTTCTTACTCATAGTATCCCTAATAGGTGCCTTCAAAGTTTTTGCCGAAGTCTACATCCTTTACGACGGGCTACCGGGTCCTTACAACAACAGCGGTATGACACTCGTGTACTATGTGTTTGATCTCTTCTACAGACAGCAGAGAATGGGGATCGCTTCGGCAGCTGCTTACATACTCTTTGCGATCATACTCATTTTCACGTTCGTTCAGTACAGATTCGGAAGAAGAGCAGTGGAGTATGTCTCGTGA
- a CDS encoding carbohydrate ABC transporter permease: MKKLIVYLLLIFGAILMLGPFGWMVLTSFKAPSEVQQWPPRFYTKNFALSRDVKVILKPGVQRVGKSVSLREAYALKTKEENLLTIVVNDDPFHRGTMTIPLKEARYTSSVDIEEVKRISSESPVEFSWNTPEEFFESFFIYYKSGANPFFQRSSLMNKILGSIDGATKIISQMRRFINVRIKDESERERFRSFLETKEKELLSLKEKVESMKAGTTLVLTDEEIRKLYDLLKSVNLRYTGSNPLVSVYTSRVVVPIEELKKNIGYYLEVVDLFQNVQNLTVDKNIVAKSMTRDERKNLFLEKIKDFHDRQLVEKLMKESKDNLVESYVSLKEKEISEKYHVDLLTIATVKPIVSSLIGLAQENNIDTSNFERMMEELEERLSNSTTYKVLKSKITQLDLGSEFLSAMASYLKDITFLRKAYEDAMSSWKIIEAPDFVKEVRVKDGEVIEILLEGVPSVFLSDEPIDSVKLRFSFTEMLANLFQNYVDAWNAAPFPRYYFNTFFVASTTTILEVIVASLAAYAFSWMVFPGRDFIFGLYLATMMIPGEVLLVPNFITISKLGWIDTYYALIIPWIVSVFAIFLLRQHFLTIPRELFDAAKIDGCSHWRFLWQIVVPLSKPAVITSALLKFVGSWNAFLWVLIVTNSENYRTLPVGLQAFSSDVGTQYNLLMAAATFSILPVVILFIFTQKYFIQGIARTGLK; encoded by the coding sequence GTGAAGAAGCTGATTGTGTACCTTCTGCTCATCTTCGGTGCGATATTAATGCTTGGTCCTTTCGGCTGGATGGTACTCACTTCATTCAAAGCGCCATCGGAAGTTCAACAATGGCCCCCGAGATTCTACACAAAGAATTTCGCTCTCTCACGTGATGTGAAAGTGATCCTGAAGCCGGGAGTCCAAAGAGTTGGGAAGAGTGTCAGTTTGAGAGAAGCCTACGCCCTCAAGACGAAGGAAGAAAATTTGTTGACCATAGTCGTCAACGACGATCCATTTCACAGAGGAACGATGACGATACCGTTGAAAGAAGCAAGATACACTTCGAGTGTAGATATCGAAGAAGTGAAAAGAATCTCTTCGGAGTCTCCAGTGGAATTTTCTTGGAATACACCCGAGGAGTTCTTCGAATCCTTCTTCATCTATTACAAGAGCGGTGCGAATCCGTTCTTTCAAAGGTCCAGTCTGATGAACAAAATCTTGGGGTCGATAGACGGAGCGACGAAGATAATCTCCCAGATGAGGAGATTCATAAATGTGAGAATAAAGGACGAGTCCGAACGTGAAAGATTTCGTTCTTTTCTTGAAACGAAGGAGAAAGAGCTTCTCTCACTCAAAGAGAAAGTGGAAAGCATGAAGGCAGGAACAACACTCGTCCTCACCGATGAGGAGATAAGAAAACTCTACGATCTTTTGAAAAGTGTCAACCTAAGATACACGGGTAGCAACCCACTCGTTTCAGTCTACACGAGTAGGGTAGTCGTTCCCATTGAAGAACTAAAGAAGAACATAGGTTACTATTTAGAGGTTGTCGATCTGTTTCAAAATGTGCAAAATCTAACGGTTGATAAAAACATAGTTGCAAAATCGATGACGAGAGATGAGAGAAAAAATCTCTTTCTGGAAAAGATAAAAGATTTTCATGACAGGCAACTCGTCGAGAAACTGATGAAAGAATCGAAAGACAATCTGGTTGAAAGCTATGTTTCGTTGAAAGAAAAAGAGATTTCTGAGAAATACCATGTGGATCTTCTCACCATCGCTACTGTGAAACCTATCGTTTCTTCTTTAATTGGCTTGGCTCAGGAAAACAACATAGATACGTCCAACTTCGAACGAATGATGGAAGAACTGGAAGAACGTCTTTCAAACAGCACCACTTACAAGGTGTTGAAATCAAAAATCACACAACTCGATCTGGGAAGCGAATTTCTTAGTGCGATGGCAAGTTATCTCAAGGATATCACCTTTTTGAGGAAAGCTTATGAAGACGCTATGAGCTCTTGGAAAATAATCGAAGCTCCAGACTTCGTAAAAGAAGTGCGGGTGAAAGACGGTGAGGTAATAGAGATTCTTCTGGAAGGAGTCCCTTCGGTTTTTTTGAGTGACGAACCCATTGACTCCGTCAAACTCCGGTTTTCCTTCACTGAAATGCTTGCAAACCTCTTTCAAAACTACGTTGACGCGTGGAATGCCGCACCGTTTCCAAGATACTACTTCAACACTTTCTTCGTCGCCAGCACAACAACGATTCTCGAAGTTATCGTGGCATCGCTCGCGGCTTACGCCTTTTCGTGGATGGTTTTCCCAGGAAGAGATTTCATATTCGGACTCTACCTTGCCACAATGATGATACCCGGCGAGGTTCTTCTCGTGCCGAACTTCATCACAATATCGAAACTCGGTTGGATCGACACGTATTACGCTCTGATCATTCCATGGATCGTCAGTGTTTTTGCCATTTTCCTCCTCAGACAACACTTTTTGACCATACCGAGAGAGCTCTTCGATGCGGCAAAAATAGACGGATGCTCTCACTGGAGATTTCTATGGCAGATCGTCGTGCCTCTCAGCAAACCAGCCGTGATCACCTCTGCTCTTCTCAAATTCGTTGGAAGTTGGAACGCTTTCCTCTGGGTTTTGATCGTGACGAATAGTGAGAACTATAGAACTCTTCCTGTGGGACTTCAGGCGTTCAGTTCCGATGTGGGGACTCAGTACAATCTACTCATGGCGGCGGCAACGTTTTCGATTCTTCCGGTTGTAATCTTGTTCATATTCACCCAGAAGTACTTCATACAAGGAATTGCCAGAACAGGACTGAAATGA
- a CDS encoding CehA/McbA family metallohydrolase, which translates to MKKLVIFFLILSSLIFGATFYGNLHSHTSYSDGKGTPDEAYEYAKQFLDVLAVTDHAYYFAQKIDGKTKPYLTKLAAERHTKDGEFVALQGFEWTAGVGHINVYESIEWIDRNQEGSLEGFYAWLVKHKKLAQFNHPISKFGTFDSFRYFPEADKYVNLIEVGNGNWSSGDVINPEMFGNYILALNRGWHLGATANQDNHKPNWGSANDARTGIIADKLTYDAIMDALWKRHTFGSEDRNVQVLFKSGEHLMGDVVFIDDFSQKTLSIEYKDTEKLLYLALISQSGTVLELRPGTDHLKLDLKVTPPDGYEWYFFYMKQMDGDEIVTSPIWFQIPSPVYVNSVRISPEEIHAGEVAKLYFEIYNTTENKAKVNLIILLDDDPIRNVTQEFAPYQLKRFVVPTGKLEEGTHRISFLVNGKLVQSISFVVQEKLKGVIMIDTLHENDHLEELRALAEELKKAGYNVIYPKVMLKNLGGIDILIIATPKEGGLSFAKKLSKKELEELEKFEGKLYIIPGGDEEYREIYLSQLKGEVVTLEELRKRLLGEGDS; encoded by the coding sequence ATGAAAAAGTTAGTGATTTTCTTTTTGATTCTCTCTTCCTTGATCTTTGGAGCAACCTTTTATGGAAATCTTCACTCCCATACTTCCTACTCCGATGGGAAGGGAACACCGGACGAAGCTTACGAATATGCAAAGCAGTTTCTCGACGTGCTTGCGGTGACTGATCACGCTTATTATTTCGCTCAGAAGATAGACGGGAAGACCAAGCCTTATCTTACGAAACTCGCTGCGGAAAGGCATACAAAAGATGGTGAATTCGTTGCTCTCCAGGGTTTCGAATGGACGGCGGGTGTTGGTCACATAAACGTGTACGAATCGATCGAATGGATCGACAGAAACCAAGAGGGCTCCTTGGAGGGTTTCTACGCTTGGCTCGTGAAACATAAGAAACTTGCCCAGTTCAATCATCCCATAAGTAAGTTCGGCACCTTCGATTCCTTCAGGTACTTTCCCGAGGCTGATAAATACGTGAACCTGATAGAAGTTGGAAACGGGAATTGGTCCTCTGGTGACGTGATAAATCCTGAGATGTTTGGCAACTACATCTTAGCTCTGAACAGAGGTTGGCATCTTGGAGCCACTGCCAACCAGGACAATCACAAACCAAACTGGGGTAGTGCGAACGACGCTAGAACTGGTATCATCGCTGATAAGTTGACGTACGATGCCATCATGGATGCCCTTTGGAAAAGGCATACTTTTGGAAGTGAAGATAGGAACGTTCAGGTTCTCTTCAAGTCGGGAGAGCATCTGATGGGGGACGTTGTCTTCATCGATGATTTCTCACAAAAAACGCTGAGTATAGAGTACAAAGATACTGAGAAACTTCTCTATCTTGCTCTGATCTCCCAGAGTGGAACGGTTCTCGAACTCAGACCTGGTACAGATCACTTGAAACTCGATCTGAAAGTCACTCCTCCAGATGGTTATGAGTGGTACTTCTTCTACATGAAGCAGATGGACGGTGACGAGATCGTAACTTCCCCGATATGGTTCCAAATACCGTCTCCCGTTTATGTCAACAGCGTCAGAATTTCTCCAGAAGAAATCCACGCTGGAGAGGTTGCAAAACTGTACTTTGAAATATACAACACCACTGAAAACAAGGCGAAAGTTAATCTCATCATTTTGTTGGACGACGATCCGATCAGAAACGTAACCCAGGAATTTGCACCTTACCAGCTCAAGAGATTCGTCGTTCCCACTGGAAAATTGGAAGAAGGGACACACAGAATTTCTTTCCTAGTGAATGGAAAACTCGTCCAGTCGATTTCTTTCGTTGTCCAAGAAAAACTCAAAGGTGTCATCATGATAGACACCCTCCACGAGAACGACCATCTCGAAGAGTTGAGGGCACTCGCCGAAGAGTTGAAAAAAGCAGGGTACAACGTGATCTATCCGAAAGTGATGTTGAAGAACCTTGGAGGGATCGATATTCTCATCATCGCAACTCCGAAGGAAGGTGGCTTGAGTTTCGCCAAGAAACTCTCAAAAAAGGAATTGGAAGAGCTAGAAAAATTTGAAGGGAAATTGTACATAATACCGGGAGGAGATGAGGAGTACAGAGAGATCTATTTGAGTCAGCTGAAGGGAGAAGTGGTCACACTCGAGGAGCTGAGAAAGAGACTGCTTGGGGAGGGAGATAGTTGA
- a CDS encoding NAD(P)/FAD-dependent oxidoreductase yields the protein MKRLGIVGFGASAIGFVYGLIDTGRVNEYKITIFERGKNYSHNTISGVRVDGKIFISHGMGGEIHIPLEVQAKIVEFYLKFSGYTPTIDKSKGVVNYLKSFERDGRKIEFGESFADEKVYKLFYHHGFDPVKSYFFHLGTDILKETNKNIYDYFSSFGNIEFLFGTVVEDVDLGPPHRVHTNEGSFEFDELVIAVGRSGHRLMDHLKEKYPHLVRPNQFVDIGIRYELPNHVMEPFSDMYEVKVRYKTKTGYICRVFCQNPAGKVALERYEDFTTVNGYSDSFHKTENTNFAVLVTTRFTEPFKDPTGYGVNLAKLANILAGDKERVILQTYGDFKEFRRTKRLGRVHPTLNSESYILGDANLVFPSKIRESLIDFVESLDKVITGVAYFDNLLYAVEVKFYTNKFLNDVVEGLHVIGDCSGWTRSIQYATSMGYMRAAKMKIQVL from the coding sequence TTGAAGAGGCTTGGAATCGTTGGATTCGGTGCGAGTGCTATCGGATTCGTCTATGGCCTCATAGACACCGGAAGAGTAAATGAGTATAAGATCACGATCTTCGAAAGGGGAAAGAACTACTCCCACAACACCATTTCTGGAGTGAGAGTGGACGGCAAAATCTTCATCTCTCACGGTATGGGTGGTGAAATACACATTCCTCTTGAAGTACAGGCCAAAATTGTGGAATTTTACCTGAAATTCTCGGGATACACCCCCACCATCGACAAAAGTAAGGGAGTTGTGAACTACCTAAAATCCTTTGAAAGAGATGGTAGGAAAATAGAGTTCGGAGAGTCCTTCGCAGATGAGAAGGTTTACAAACTTTTCTATCATCACGGTTTCGATCCGGTAAAATCTTACTTCTTTCATCTGGGAACCGATATTCTGAAGGAGACCAACAAGAACATCTACGATTATTTCTCTTCCTTTGGGAACATAGAATTTCTGTTTGGAACCGTAGTAGAAGATGTTGACCTAGGGCCTCCACACAGAGTACACACGAACGAAGGAAGTTTCGAGTTCGATGAACTCGTGATAGCTGTTGGAAGAAGTGGTCACAGGTTGATGGATCACCTCAAAGAGAAATATCCTCATCTTGTGAGACCGAACCAGTTTGTTGACATTGGAATCAGATACGAACTACCCAATCACGTGATGGAACCCTTTTCTGATATGTACGAAGTGAAGGTGAGATACAAAACGAAGACAGGATACATATGCAGGGTCTTCTGTCAAAATCCTGCGGGAAAAGTGGCGTTGGAAAGGTACGAAGACTTCACCACCGTGAACGGTTATTCTGACAGCTTTCACAAAACAGAGAACACGAACTTCGCTGTCCTTGTTACCACACGTTTCACGGAGCCTTTCAAGGATCCGACCGGCTACGGTGTAAATCTTGCAAAGCTCGCAAACATCTTGGCGGGGGACAAAGAACGGGTGATTCTTCAAACGTATGGGGATTTCAAGGAGTTCAGAAGAACGAAGAGACTCGGCAGGGTACATCCCACCTTGAACTCAGAGAGTTACATTCTGGGAGATGCGAATCTCGTCTTTCCCTCTAAAATAAGGGAATCACTGATAGATTTCGTGGAAAGTCTCGACAAGGTGATCACGGGAGTTGCTTACTTCGATAATTTGCTCTACGCGGTCGAGGTGAAGTTCTACACGAACAAATTCCTGAACGACGTAGTAGAGGGTCTCCATGTGATAGGAGACTGCTCTGGATGGACTCGGTCGATCCAGTATGCTACGTCTATGGGTTACATGAGAGCAGCGAAGATGAAAATTCAGGTTCTGTGA
- a CDS encoding metal-dependent transcriptional regulator: protein MLSPTEKRYLLAVLITLDDGSTRLKRVSDFLKVKMPSAKQILEDLAMKKLINYVRRGPISLTKKGMELAQKEKERFDNLKEFLEKILFLDKKEAEKGAWEIFFNLEEKIADRVVDFMNFLTHCPHITPICIKGFKEYLETGEFPVLCRLKR from the coding sequence ATGTTATCACCAACTGAAAAGAGATATCTTTTGGCGGTTCTCATAACATTAGACGATGGTAGCACGAGATTGAAGAGAGTGTCGGATTTTCTCAAGGTGAAAATGCCCTCTGCAAAACAAATTCTTGAAGACCTCGCGATGAAAAAGTTGATAAATTACGTGAGGAGAGGTCCCATCTCCCTAACAAAAAAAGGAATGGAACTCGCTCAGAAAGAAAAAGAACGTTTCGACAACTTGAAGGAGTTTCTGGAAAAGATCCTCTTTCTCGACAAAAAAGAAGCAGAGAAGGGAGCTTGGGAGATCTTCTTCAACCTCGAAGAGAAGATCGCCGACAGAGTGGTGGATTTTATGAACTTCCTCACTCACTGTCCTCATATAACTCCCATATGTATAAAGGGATTCAAAGAATATCTTGAAACAGGAGAATTTCCAGTTCTTTGCAGACTCAAAAGATGA
- the rpsF gene encoding 30S ribosomal protein S6 — translation MAYVKERIYESMFIIAPNVPEEEREKLVERVKSIIEERVKGKVDKIDRMGMRKFAYEIKKFNEGDYTVIYFRCDGQNLQELENFYRITPEIIRWQTFRRFDLEKKERRAQREKTTAESSEEKEGGTEA, via the coding sequence GTGGCTTACGTGAAAGAGAGGATCTACGAGAGCATGTTCATCATCGCACCGAACGTGCCGGAGGAAGAGAGAGAGAAACTCGTGGAAAGGGTCAAGAGTATCATCGAAGAGAGGGTCAAGGGAAAGGTCGACAAGATCGACAGAATGGGTATGAGGAAATTCGCTTACGAGATCAAGAAGTTCAACGAAGGAGACTACACGGTCATCTACTTCAGATGTGACGGTCAGAATCTTCAAGAGCTCGAGAATTTCTACAGAATAACTCCCGAGATCATCAGATGGCAAACTTTCAGAAGGTTCGACTTGGAGAAAAAAGAAAGAAGAGCCCAGAGGGAAAAAACAACTGCAGAATCGTCTGAAGAGAAAGAAGGAGGAACAGAGGCCTGA
- a CDS encoding single-stranded DNA-binding protein: protein MSFFNKIILIGRLVRDPEERYTLSGTPVTTFTIAVDRVPRKNAAEDAQTTDFFRVVTFGRLAEFARMYLTKGRLVLVEGEMRMRRWETQTGERRVSPEVVANVVRFMDRKPSESTEEIEEKLEIPEEDFSDETFSEDEPPF from the coding sequence ATGTCTTTTTTCAACAAAATCATTCTCATCGGAAGACTCGTGAGAGATCCAGAAGAGAGATACACTTTGAGTGGAACGCCGGTGACCACTTTCACGATAGCGGTGGACAGAGTTCCAAGGAAGAACGCGGCAGAAGACGCGCAGACAACGGATTTTTTCAGAGTGGTTACCTTTGGAAGATTGGCAGAGTTTGCGAGAATGTATCTTACCAAAGGAAGGCTTGTTCTTGTTGAAGGAGAGATGCGCATGAGACGGTGGGAAACTCAGACGGGCGAGAGAAGAGTCAGTCCGGAGGTTGTTGCAAACGTTGTGAGATTCATGGATAGAAAACCTTCAGAATCGACGGAGGAAATCGAAGAGAAACTGGAGATTCCCGAAGAGGATTTCTCTGACGAGACTTTCAGCGAAGATGAACCACCATTTTGA
- the rpsR gene encoding 30S ribosomal protein S18 has product MAYRRRRKKVKKCRLCEMKLDYVDYKDVKLLSEFLTDKAKIIPKRLTGNCSKHQRMIKVAIKRARQMGLLPYLKI; this is encoded by the coding sequence ATGGCTTACAGAAGGAGGAGAAAGAAGGTCAAGAAGTGTAGACTCTGCGAAATGAAATTGGACTACGTTGACTATAAAGATGTGAAACTCCTCAGTGAGTTTCTCACGGACAAGGCGAAGATCATTCCTAAGAGACTCACAGGGAATTGTTCTAAACATCAGAGAATGATCAAAGTGGCCATCAAGAGAGCACGCCAGATGGGGCTCCTACCTTATCTGAAGATATGA
- a CDS encoding DUF1292 domain-containing protein: MSMHEHEHEHEHQTEVFSLFDQDGNEVFFHKLGEVEDEGNLFWVCEEVFLNEARDMIEDLGEVYVFKADETPEGIMLEGVEYDTAKKVFEKWQQSIPDIEEMFFETDDDE, encoded by the coding sequence ATGAGTATGCACGAACATGAACACGAACACGAGCATCAAACGGAAGTCTTCAGTCTATTCGACCAAGATGGAAACGAGGTTTTCTTCCACAAGCTTGGAGAAGTCGAGGACGAAGGAAATCTGTTTTGGGTCTGCGAAGAAGTTTTCTTAAACGAAGCGAGAGACATGATAGAGGATCTCGGTGAAGTGTACGTGTTCAAAGCGGATGAAACACCGGAGGGCATCATGCTCGAAGGTGTGGAATACGACACGGCAAAGAAGGTATTTGAAAAGTGGCAACAGAGTATTCCCGATATTGAAGAGATGTTCTTTGAAACAGACGATGATGAGTGA
- a CDS encoding glycosyltransferase translates to MKVLIIGYTHSKNDKRVFRTVQALSKRCRVIYQYLTEKKEHPIEEGNIEYLPVCYIREENLLKKFFKRRNFDKMICKLVAEEDYDILYMHHFPATKPIEPFKIAKKRGKKIIYDVHEHHPQNFLGNLPVPLRWIKEQVMWWVFKRQIAFSDRCIFVSKEIADDVFKTIGLEKPHLVVPNYASVSMDPEKKEDEICFVGKTFRSLSTEEIQILKELAKDGIRFKVIGMNTNFGIENSKVLPFLPYEEMMKEVSKAKFSWISFQTVVKSDRYKNDIFSLPHKFFDSIAAGTPVVVNKRFVSMAKIVEEKKVGIVIDPKNVKESVEKIRKAFLNYGEIMESLKKHQRAFVWDEEKEERFLDFVLT, encoded by the coding sequence TTGAAAGTACTGATAATAGGCTACACTCACTCAAAAAACGACAAAAGAGTGTTCAGAACTGTGCAAGCACTTTCCAAAAGATGCAGAGTTATCTATCAATATCTAACAGAAAAAAAAGAGCATCCCATCGAGGAAGGAAACATAGAATATCTTCCCGTCTGTTATATCCGAGAAGAGAATTTGTTGAAAAAATTTTTTAAAAGAAGAAATTTTGACAAGATGATCTGCAAGTTGGTGGCGGAAGAAGACTATGATATTTTGTACATGCACCATTTTCCCGCTACAAAACCGATAGAACCTTTCAAAATTGCTAAAAAGAGAGGAAAAAAGATCATCTACGATGTTCACGAACACCATCCTCAAAACTTTTTAGGAAATCTTCCTGTTCCACTGAGATGGATAAAGGAACAGGTGATGTGGTGGGTGTTCAAAAGGCAGATTGCTTTTTCAGACAGGTGTATCTTCGTCTCAAAGGAGATCGCAGACGATGTTTTTAAAACCATTGGTTTAGAAAAGCCCCATCTTGTGGTACCGAATTATGCCTCTGTCTCGATGGATCCTGAAAAAAAAGAAGACGAGATATGTTTTGTGGGTAAGACTTTCAGATCTCTCTCTACAGAAGAGATCCAGATACTGAAAGAGCTAGCAAAGGATGGAATCCGATTCAAGGTGATAGGGATGAACACAAACTTCGGAATAGAAAACAGCAAAGTGCTCCCTTTTCTTCCGTATGAAGAGATGATGAAAGAAGTCTCCAAAGCCAAGTTTTCATGGATTTCTTTTCAAACGGTTGTCAAAAGTGATCGTTACAAGAACGATATTTTCTCACTCCCCCATAAATTTTTCGATTCCATCGCCGCCGGGACACCCGTTGTGGTCAACAAACGTTTTGTGAGCATGGCCAAGATCGTTGAGGAAAAGAAAGTGGGAATAGTGATAGATCCCAAGAACGTGAAAGAGAGTGTGGAAAAGATAAGAAAGGCCTTTTTGAACTACGGAGAGATCATGGAAAGCCTAAAGAAACACCAAAGAGCATTCGTCTGGGACGAGGAGAAAGAAGAAAGATTCCTAGACTTCGTGTTGACTTGA